In a single window of the Bacteroidota bacterium genome:
- a CDS encoding ABC transporter substrate-binding protein, giving the protein MIFTDQLGNTIFLPEIPKRIVSIVPSQTELLFDLGLDEEIIGITKYCVHPQHWLETKINIGGTKKLNLEKIKELKPDLIIGNKEENEKNQIQELMKQYPVWMSDIKNLEEALKMIDEVGTITGKEKRALEIQNNIREQFSHFKLATSHLTRITNKVLYLIWRKPYIVAGKDTFISHLLEICGFENVISKSRYPEISYEEIQKLNPNLIFLSSEPYPFRKKHVTEFQTHFQQAKVVLVDGEMFSWYGSRLLYAPSYFERLLKNL; this is encoded by the coding sequence ATGATTTTTACCGACCAGTTAGGAAATACAATTTTTCTTCCAGAAATTCCAAAGAGAATCGTCTCTATTGTCCCCTCACAAACAGAATTACTCTTCGATTTAGGATTGGACGAAGAAATCATCGGCATCACAAAGTATTGCGTTCATCCGCAACACTGGCTCGAAACGAAAATAAATATTGGCGGAACAAAAAAACTGAATCTGGAAAAGATAAAAGAGTTGAAGCCCGATTTAATAATCGGCAATAAGGAAGAGAATGAAAAAAATCAGATTCAGGAGTTGATGAAACAGTATCCCGTATGGATGAGTGACATAAAAAATCTGGAAGAAGCGCTGAAGATGATTGATGAAGTCGGAACGATTACCGGCAAGGAAAAAAGGGCGTTGGAAATTCAGAATAATATTCGCGAACAATTCTCGCATTTCAAACTTGCAACATCTCATCTCACCCGTATCACGAATAAAGTTCTTTATCTAATCTGGAGAAAACCATATATAGTTGCGGGGAAAGACACCTTCATCAGCCATCTTCTTGAAATTTGCGGATTTGAAAATGTAATTTCAAAATCAAGATATCCTGAAATCTCCTATGAGGAAATTCAGAAATTGAATCCGAATTTAATTTTTCTTTCTTCCGAACCCTATCCGTTCAGGAAAAAACACGTAACTGAATTCCAAACTCATTTCCAACAAGCAAAAGTTGTGCTCGTAGATGGGGAAATGTTTTCATGGTATGGTTCACGCCTGCTGTATGCTCCCTCCTACTTTGAACGTCTGCTGAAAAATCTTTAG
- the fsa gene encoding fructose-6-phosphate aldolase: protein MKFFIDTANLEQIKEAQALGVLDGVTTNPSLMAKEGIKGDKNILKHYVDICNAVTGDVSAEVIATDFAGIIKEGEALAKLHKQIVVKVPMIKDGVKALKHFSNKGIKTNCTLVFTAGQSLLAAKAGATYVSPFIGRLDDVGYDGVELIAQMRLIYDNYGYKTQILAASIRHVMHIIKCAEVGADVATCPLSAILGLLKHPLTDNGLAQFLADHKKVNG from the coding sequence ATGAAATTCTTCATAGACACCGCCAATCTCGAACAAATAAAAGAAGCCCAGGCGCTCGGAGTGCTTGATGGAGTAACTACCAATCCTTCGCTTATGGCAAAAGAGGGAATCAAAGGAGATAAAAATATTCTCAAACATTATGTAGATATCTGCAATGCTGTTACCGGAGATGTGAGCGCAGAAGTTATCGCCACCGATTTTGCCGGCATTATCAAAGAAGGAGAAGCGCTTGCAAAACTTCATAAACAAATTGTGGTGAAAGTGCCGATGATAAAAGACGGAGTGAAAGCGCTCAAACATTTTTCAAATAAAGGAATAAAAACCAACTGCACATTGGTGTTCACCGCAGGTCAGTCACTTCTTGCTGCAAAAGCAGGTGCCACGTATGTTTCGCCTTTCATAGGAAGATTGGATGATGTTGGCTACGATGGAGTTGAACTAATCGCACAAATGCGGTTGATTTACGATAACTATGGATACAAAACACAAATCCTTGCAGCGAGCATACGGCACGTGATGCATATTATCAAATGCGCTGAAGTGGGAGCTGATGTTGCAACCTGTCCGCTCAGCGCAATTCTTGGATTACTCAAACATCCGCTCACAGATAATGGACTTGCACAATTTCTCGCAGACCATAAGAAGGTCAATGGATAA
- the tsaD gene encoding tRNA (adenosine(37)-N6)-threonylcarbamoyltransferase complex transferase subunit TsaD codes for MSGKPIIILGIESSCDETSASVTRNTNVLANLIASQKIHELYGGVVPELASRAHQKNIVPVVEEALKQAGIKKEEIDVIAFTRGPGLIGSLLVGSSFAKAMSLALNIPLIEVNHMQAHVLAHFIRKEDVRGHGENPKFPFLCLTVSGGHTQIVLAKDYLDMEVIGETVDDAAGEAFDKAAKILGLPYPGGPLIDQYAQEGNPNAFKFPEPKAEGLNFSFSGLKTAVLYFIRDKEKENKNFIQENMNDVCASIQHTIIKILLDKLIAASKQTKIKEIAIAGGVSANSGLRNALTETGKQLSWNTYIPPFEYCTDNAAMIAIAGYFKYLKGEFAEQSVAASARYTL; via the coding sequence TTGAGTGGCAAGCCTATCATAATTCTCGGTATTGAATCATCCTGTGATGAAACTTCTGCCTCTGTTACAAGGAATACCAATGTTCTTGCCAACCTGATTGCAAGCCAGAAGATTCATGAGTTGTATGGTGGCGTGGTTCCTGAACTTGCTTCCCGTGCGCATCAGAAAAATATTGTTCCGGTTGTTGAGGAAGCGCTGAAACAAGCCGGAATAAAAAAAGAAGAGATTGATGTGATTGCATTCACCAGAGGCCCCGGTTTGATTGGCTCTTTGCTCGTTGGTTCATCTTTTGCAAAAGCAATGTCGCTTGCATTAAATATTCCTCTGATTGAAGTAAATCACATGCAGGCGCATGTATTAGCTCATTTCATTCGCAAGGAAGATGTAAGAGGGCATGGGGAAAATCCAAAATTTCCTTTTTTATGTTTAACGGTTTCTGGCGGCCACACGCAAATTGTTCTGGCAAAAGATTATCTGGATATGGAAGTGATTGGCGAAACCGTGGATGATGCCGCAGGCGAAGCATTTGACAAGGCAGCAAAAATTCTGGGACTTCCCTACCCTGGCGGTCCGCTGATTGATCAATATGCTCAAGAAGGAAATCCAAATGCATTTAAATTTCCTGAGCCCAAAGCAGAAGGATTAAATTTTTCTTTCAGCGGATTGAAGACAGCCGTTTTATATTTCATTCGTGACAAAGAAAAAGAAAATAAAAATTTCATTCAGGAAAACATGAATGATGTGTGCGCTTCCATTCAGCACACCATCATAAAAATCCTTCTCGATAAATTAATTGCTGCTTCAAAGCAAACTAAAATAAAAGAGATTGCCATAGCTGGCGGAGTATCTGCAAACTCAGGATTAAGAAATGCACTTACCGAAACTGGAAAACAACTTAGCTGGAACACTTACATTCCTCCTTTTGAATACTGCACAGACAACGCGGCAATGATTGCCATTGCAGGTTACTTTAAATATTTGAAAGGAGAATTTGCTGAACAGAGTGTGGCTGCAAGTGCGAGGTATACGTTATGA